A window of Gloeocapsopsis sp. IPPAS B-1203 contains these coding sequences:
- a CDS encoding PhzF family phenazine biosynthesis protein — protein MKFYIVDVFTQEKYAGNQLAVFIEKGVLSTQQMQKIAKEINYSETTFITSTDIREGGYDVRIFTPEQELPFAGHPTLGTAYILQKEIIKLAVNQILLNLQVGQIPVTLHYLNDSVAELWMQQKPPSYHQTFAADALAQVLNLDSTEIDARYPIQEVSTGIPFIIVPLKTHSSLKRIKINRDKYFELVSHTKAKAILVFCPETNKSEDDLSVRVFADAVGVPEDPATGSANGCLAGYLVKYAYFGADSVDLRVEQGYEIGRPSLLLLKAQQTNTEIEVFVGGSVVMVASGEFI, from the coding sequence ATGAAATTTTACATTGTAGATGTATTTACACAGGAAAAGTATGCAGGTAATCAACTAGCAGTTTTCATTGAAAAAGGTGTACTTTCAACTCAACAAATGCAGAAGATTGCTAAGGAAATAAACTATTCAGAAACAACTTTTATTACGTCAACAGATATTCGAGAAGGAGGTTATGATGTACGGATTTTTACACCAGAGCAAGAATTACCCTTTGCTGGACATCCTACTTTAGGTACCGCTTATATATTACAAAAAGAAATTATTAAACTAGCAGTTAATCAGATTCTTTTAAACTTACAAGTTGGGCAAATACCTGTAACTCTTCATTATTTAAATGATAGTGTAGCAGAATTATGGATGCAGCAAAAACCACCAAGCTACCATCAAACTTTTGCAGCAGATGCACTGGCTCAAGTTCTTAATTTAGATTCAACAGAGATTGATGCTAGATACCCAATTCAAGAAGTTTCGACAGGAATACCATTTATCATTGTCCCTTTAAAAACACACTCAAGTTTAAAGCGTATTAAGATTAACAGAGATAAATACTTTGAACTAGTAAGTCATACCAAAGCAAAAGCAATTCTTGTCTTTTGCCCAGAAACCAACAAATCTGAAGATGACTTGAGTGTTAGGGTATTTGCTGATGCTGTTGGTGTTCCAGAAGATCCAGCAACAGGTAGTGCAAATGGTTGTTTAGCAGGATATTTAGTGAAATATGCCTACTTTGGTGCTGACTCAGTTGATTTACGAGTTGAACAAGGATATGAAATAGGTAGACCTTCGCTGTTATTATTAAAAGCGCAACAAACTAATACAGAAATAGAAGTTTTTGTTGGTGGTAGTGTTGTTATGGTTGCTAGCGGTGAGTTTATTTAA
- a CDS encoding M28 family peptidase, producing MNSVLLDLKERLHSHLQEIVRDRDPYLATAGHFFIQKYIYQQLEKYGSVESFDFTVRGKTHHNFILNLPGKQRGDRAPILIGAHYDTVPGTPGADDNATGVAVLLELAKIFASEPARYPLRLVAFDLEEYGLVGGSGASEYAAHLRQHHQPLRLMISLEMLGYCDRTPGSQQYPLPILERLYPNCGDFIGLIGNLPTVPDLIRLSNSINKAGVSSQWLPIFNKGLIVPQTRLSDHAHFWDQGYPAIMITDTALLRNPHYHKASDTIETLNLDFLTGICYGLVQGLRYL from the coding sequence ATGAATTCAGTATTACTTGATTTAAAAGAACGTTTACATTCTCATTTGCAAGAAATAGTACGCGATCGCGATCCTTATTTAGCAACAGCAGGGCATTTTTTTATTCAAAAATACATCTATCAACAGTTAGAAAAATACGGAAGTGTAGAAAGTTTTGATTTTACTGTTAGAGGGAAAACCCATCACAACTTTATTTTGAATTTGCCTGGTAAACAAAGGGGCGATCGCGCTCCTATTCTCATTGGCGCGCACTATGATACTGTTCCAGGAACACCAGGTGCAGACGATAATGCGACAGGTGTTGCAGTTTTATTGGAATTAGCAAAAATCTTTGCTAGCGAACCTGCGAGATACCCCCTTCGCTTGGTTGCCTTCGATTTAGAAGAATACGGTTTAGTTGGTGGTTCAGGTGCTTCAGAGTACGCAGCTCATTTACGTCAACATCACCAACCACTACGTTTGATGATTTCATTAGAGATGTTAGGTTACTGCGATCGTACTCCAGGTTCACAACAATATCCTCTGCCAATATTAGAACGTTTATATCCCAATTGTGGCGATTTTATTGGCTTAATTGGTAACTTGCCTACAGTTCCTGATTTAATTCGCCTGAGTAACAGTATAAATAAAGCAGGAGTTTCGAGTCAGTGGCTACCTATATTCAATAAAGGTTTAATTGTTCCCCAAACTCGGTTGAGCGATCATGCTCACTTCTGGGATCAAGGCTATCCAGCAATAATGATTACAGATACAGCGCTGCTACGAAATCCTCACTATCACAAAGCTAGCGATACAATCGAAACGCTTAACTTAGATTTTCTTACAGGTATTTGTTATGGACTAGTACAAGGATTACGATATTTATGA
- a CDS encoding YdcF family protein yields MLVLPLILLLSYQEIKGRFEQPQAILVLGGSTRREKFAAQFARQHPNIPVWISGGTPKDYAQDVFTNAGVDLNRLHLDYRAVDTVTNFTTLVDEFQAQGISKIYLVTSDYHMRRAKIIGSIVLGSRGVEFQPVSVPSDESPEPVEKAIRDGARALLWLTTGRTGASLPNLGRKE; encoded by the coding sequence ATGCTAGTTCTACCACTGATTCTTTTGTTGAGTTATCAAGAAATCAAAGGTCGGTTTGAACAGCCTCAAGCCATATTGGTACTTGGCGGTTCTACTAGACGAGAAAAGTTTGCAGCGCAATTCGCGCGACAGCATCCAAATATTCCAGTTTGGATTTCTGGCGGAACCCCAAAAGACTACGCACAAGATGTGTTTACCAACGCTGGGGTTGATTTGAATCGTCTACATTTAGATTATCGTGCTGTAGATACGGTGACGAACTTCACCACACTAGTTGATGAATTTCAAGCTCAAGGAATTAGCAAAATCTATCTAGTGACTTCTGACTACCATATGCGTCGTGCCAAAATTATTGGCAGTATTGTCTTAGGAAGTCGAGGAGTAGAATTTCAACCTGTATCTGTACCATCAGACGAATCTCCCGAACCTGTAGAGAAAGCGATACGGGATGGAGCCAGAGCATTGCTTTGGTTAACAACTGGTCGTACAGGTGCTTCTCTTCCTAATTTAGGAAGAAAGGAGTAG
- a CDS encoding DUF2288 domain-containing protein, with protein MQDLRAELVESLDEAEWNWLIPHVQRDAVIVVTEQLDLVDVGVALASDNVTSVQSWIEEQLIHKPSVSQLSDWNGDRTKRFNSLIVQPFVLIQELPA; from the coding sequence ATGCAAGATTTAAGAGCAGAATTAGTAGAAAGTTTAGATGAAGCAGAATGGAATTGGTTAATTCCTCATGTGCAGCGTGATGCGGTGATTGTTGTCACAGAACAACTCGATCTAGTTGATGTTGGCGTAGCGCTTGCAAGCGATAATGTTACTTCAGTACAAAGCTGGATTGAGGAGCAATTGATTCACAAACCTTCAGTTAGTCAACTATCAGACTGGAATGGCGATCGCACAAAACGATTTAATAGCCTAATTGTCCAACCTTTTGTTCTGATTCAAGAACTACCTGCTTAG
- a CDS encoding AI-2E family transporter has protein sequence MSEPPVKHFWDRLNNSALVRFLLLFACGWALILLLDYFQTVIIIFTSAAILAFLLSYPVQWLRRFLPHGLAVIVVFLLSLVVIAGLTITVGLAVLYQGQQLIDSITVFLNSLAPLVGQAEAFLRERNLQVNLEGIEEQIRNQALGLIFSSLATLQVFLANLVIMILIAVVALFMLLDGERLWRLLLKFVPNQQRSRLTGVIKRKFLGFFRGQFILMVFLTVASFLVFVVLRVPFPLVLAIIVGVFDAIPGIGATLGVSIITLIVLSQSVWLAFNVLTACIILQQIQDNLIAPRVMQDSLNLNPVVVFFALLVGARVAGILGIFIAIPLAGVIVTLFEIDEMKAEV, from the coding sequence ATGAGTGAACCACCTGTAAAACATTTTTGGGACAGACTAAACAACTCGGCTCTAGTTCGCTTTTTGTTACTGTTTGCTTGTGGTTGGGCTTTAATTTTACTTTTAGACTATTTTCAAACTGTTATTATCATCTTTACTTCAGCAGCAATCTTAGCTTTTTTATTAAGCTACCCAGTGCAATGGCTGCGACGCTTTTTACCTCATGGTTTGGCTGTTATCGTTGTTTTTTTACTCAGCCTTGTAGTGATTGCTGGTCTAACGATTACTGTAGGTTTAGCTGTTCTATATCAAGGTCAACAATTAATTGATAGCATAACAGTTTTTTTGAATTCTCTAGCACCATTAGTTGGTCAAGCTGAAGCTTTTTTACGCGAACGTAACTTACAAGTAAATTTAGAAGGAATTGAAGAACAAATACGCAATCAAGCTTTAGGATTAATTTTTTCTAGTTTGGCTACCTTACAAGTATTTTTAGCTAATCTAGTCATCATGATTTTGATTGCAGTTGTTGCCTTATTTATGCTACTTGACGGCGAAAGATTATGGAGACTGCTCTTAAAATTTGTACCAAACCAGCAGCGATCGCGTTTAACAGGTGTAATTAAGCGCAAGTTTTTAGGTTTTTTCAGAGGTCAGTTCATCTTAATGGTATTTTTAACCGTTGCTAGTTTTTTGGTTTTTGTGGTGTTAAGAGTTCCTTTTCCATTGGTCTTAGCAATCATTGTAGGAGTTTTTGATGCTATTCCTGGTATTGGAGCTACTCTAGGTGTCAGCATCATTACTCTAATTGTTTTATCGCAAAGTGTTTGGTTGGCTTTTAACGTTCTAACTGCTTGTATTATTTTACAACAAATTCAAGATAATTTAATCGCTCCGCGTGTAATGCAAGATTCACTTAATCTTAATCCTGTTGTCGTGTTTTTTGCTTTGTTAGTAGGAGCAAGAGTTGCTGGAATTTTAGGTATCTTTATTGCAATTCCTTTAGCAGGAGTCATTGTAACTTTGTTTGAGATTGATGAGATGAAAGCAGAAGTATAA
- a CDS encoding lysophospholipid acyltransferase family protein, with translation MARSREPFVSLLLYYAFKWSVVNPMLRIYFRGRVYGTENVPKNGPLVVVSNHASDFDPPILSCCVRRPVAYMAKEELFRIPVFSKAIELYGAYPVKRGSADRSAIRAAVKYLEDGWAAGVFLQGTRTPDGRITEPKLGAALIAAKTNAPLLPVSLWGTQNIQSSAIPRSVPVTVRIGQAIPPPSSTDKAELLAVTQQCANAIASLHDLGR, from the coding sequence ATGGCTCGAAGCCGCGAACCTTTTGTTAGTCTGCTCCTCTACTACGCCTTCAAGTGGTCAGTAGTTAACCCCATGCTCCGCATTTATTTTCGCGGTCGTGTTTATGGTACAGAAAATGTTCCCAAAAATGGACCTTTAGTAGTTGTCAGTAATCATGCAAGTGACTTCGACCCGCCAATTCTTTCATGTTGTGTGAGAAGACCTGTTGCTTACATGGCAAAAGAGGAGTTATTTCGTATTCCTGTTTTTAGTAAAGCAATTGAATTGTACGGTGCTTATCCAGTTAAACGCGGTTCTGCCGATCGCAGTGCAATCCGTGCAGCTGTGAAGTATCTTGAAGATGGATGGGCTGCTGGTGTTTTTTTACAAGGTACTCGCACACCTGATGGCAGAATTACAGAACCAAAACTCGGTGCAGCTTTAATTGCCGCTAAAACAAACGCACCACTTCTACCCGTTAGTTTATGGGGAACTCAAAATATTCAAAGTTCAGCAATACCTCGCTCAGTACCAGTTACAGTCCGAATCGGTCAGGCTATACCGCCACCAAGTTCAACAGACAAAGCAGAACTTCTTGCAGTAACACAACAATGTGCAAATGCGATCGCCTCTCTACACGACTTAGGTCGCTAA
- the fabD gene encoding ACP S-malonyltransferase: MTKTAWVFPGQGSQKIGMGIDLLELDAAQQKFAQAEEILGWSVTEICQSEDDKVSRTLYTQPCLYVIESILADLLQQQGQHPDLVAGHSLGEYVALYAAGVYDWAAGLTLIKRRAELMDNAAGGMMAALIGFDRDQLEQQIQQTPDVVLANDNSPAQAVISGTPEAVNKVLSQVKSKRAVPLNVSGAFHSPLMATAAADFEEIIKSVVFNSAQVPVLSNVAPTPSIDGDVLKERLRRQMTGAVRWRETSECFRHEGIEQVVEIGPGNVLTGLIKRTHSELILKNISSAADLSA; encoded by the coding sequence ATGACTAAGACTGCATGGGTATTTCCAGGACAAGGTTCCCAAAAAATTGGTATGGGAATCGATTTATTAGAACTAGACGCAGCTCAACAAAAATTTGCCCAAGCTGAAGAAATCTTGGGCTGGTCAGTGACTGAAATTTGTCAAAGCGAGGACGATAAAGTTTCCCGTACACTTTACACTCAACCCTGTCTTTATGTGATTGAAAGTATTCTTGCTGACTTGCTGCAACAACAAGGTCAACATCCTGATCTTGTTGCTGGTCACAGTTTAGGAGAATATGTCGCCCTATACGCTGCAGGAGTTTATGATTGGGCTGCAGGATTAACCTTGATCAAGCGGCGAGCCGAATTGATGGACAATGCTGCTGGTGGTATGATGGCAGCTTTGATTGGCTTCGACCGCGACCAACTTGAACAGCAAATTCAACAAACTCCCGATGTTGTTCTAGCAAATGACAACAGCCCCGCCCAAGCGGTGATTTCGGGAACACCTGAAGCCGTAAACAAAGTGCTATCACAGGTAAAATCAAAGCGTGCTGTTCCCCTAAACGTATCAGGAGCATTTCACTCACCTTTAATGGCTACTGCTGCTGCTGACTTTGAGGAAATTATCAAATCAGTTGTTTTTAATTCGGCTCAAGTACCTGTACTGTCAAACGTTGCTCCAACTCCATCTATTGACGGTGACGTGCTCAAAGAACGCTTGCGTCGTCAGATGACTGGTGCTGTTAGGTGGCGTGAAACTTCTGAGTGCTTCCGTCACGAGGGGATTGAGCAAGTTGTGGAAATTGGTCCTGGTAATGTGCTAACTGGTTTGATCAAACGCACCCACTCTGAATTAATCTTAAAGAATATTAGTAGTGCTGCAGATCTCTCTGCTTAG
- a CDS encoding beta-ketoacyl-ACP synthase III, which yields MLQNFGVAITGSGSAVPTNSLSNQVLSQLVETSDEWIATRTGIRSRRLAAANDSLQAIATQASLQAIVMAGITPLDIDLIILATSTPDDLFGSACQIQAALGATQAVAFDMTAACSGFVFGLVTAAQYIRTGVYQNILLIGADILSRWVDWEDRRTCVLFGDGAGAVVMQATGRDRLLGFELKSDGTQNQCLNLAYSPQPQPLINEIDVAKGNYQPITMNGKEVYRFAVQRVPEVIDKALFRANLKVEQIDWLLLHQANQRILDAVAERLHIPNHKVISNLAYHGNTSAASIPLALDEAVRAGKIKPGDIIATSGFGAGLTWGAAIFEWGTENFDANR from the coding sequence ATGTTGCAAAATTTTGGGGTAGCAATTACAGGGAGTGGTTCAGCAGTACCGACTAATTCCCTAAGCAACCAAGTACTCAGTCAGCTCGTGGAAACTTCAGATGAATGGATTGCAACACGAACAGGAATTCGTTCGCGACGGTTAGCAGCAGCGAATGACTCTTTGCAAGCGATCGCCACTCAAGCCTCTTTGCAGGCGATCGTCATGGCAGGAATTACACCACTAGACATTGACTTAATTATTCTGGCAACTTCAACTCCTGACGATTTATTTGGCAGTGCGTGTCAGATTCAAGCAGCTTTAGGCGCTACTCAAGCCGTTGCCTTCGACATGACAGCAGCTTGTTCAGGTTTTGTGTTTGGACTGGTGACTGCTGCACAGTACATCAGAACTGGTGTTTACCAAAATATTCTTTTAATTGGAGCAGATATTCTCTCACGCTGGGTGGATTGGGAAGATCGACGAACGTGTGTTTTGTTTGGCGATGGTGCGGGAGCAGTAGTGATGCAAGCCACTGGGCGCGATCGCTTACTAGGATTTGAACTGAAAAGTGACGGCACGCAAAATCAATGCCTTAATCTTGCCTATAGCCCACAGCCTCAACCACTCATTAATGAAATTGATGTTGCTAAAGGAAATTACCAACCGATTACAATGAATGGGAAAGAGGTTTATCGCTTTGCAGTACAGCGTGTTCCAGAGGTCATCGATAAGGCACTGTTTCGCGCTAATCTCAAAGTCGAGCAAATTGATTGGCTACTACTACACCAAGCAAATCAACGCATCCTCGACGCTGTAGCCGAACGCCTGCATATTCCCAACCACAAAGTCATCAGCAATCTTGCCTATCATGGCAATACTTCAGCTGCTTCTATTCCTTTAGCACTTGATGAAGCTGTGCGTGCAGGTAAAATCAAACCTGGTGACATTATTGCAACCTCTGGTTTTGGTGCTGGGTTAACTTGGGGTGCTGCAATCTTTGAATGGGGCACAGAAAATTTTGATGCTAATCGCTAA
- the plsX gene encoding phosphate acyltransferase PlsX, producing the protein MGATRARIAIDAMGGDYAPTEIVAGALRAREELGVEVVLVGDPQQIKSVLHQNRLDQIAIVPAEGTVEMHEEPLSAIKRKPKASINVAMDLVKQKQADAVVSAGHSGAAMAAALLRLGRLRGIDRPAIGAVLPTMIASKPVLILDVGANVDCRPKFLEQFALMGTIYSQYVLGIVQPKVGLLNIGEEESKGNDLAVKTHQLLKVNNNISFIGNAEGRDVLSGRFDVIVCDGFAGNVLLKFAEAVGEVAIQILREELPQGLHGQIGTALLKSNLKRIKQRIDHAEHGGGLLLGVAGVCIISHGSSQAPSIFNAIRLAKEAIDNQVLERIQSQSRGGKPSTISSQLGEE; encoded by the coding sequence ATGGGAGCGACTCGCGCACGGATCGCAATTGATGCTATGGGGGGGGACTATGCTCCTACCGAAATTGTTGCTGGCGCACTGCGGGCACGGGAGGAATTAGGAGTAGAAGTTGTCTTGGTGGGAGATCCCCAGCAAATTAAATCTGTTTTACACCAAAATCGTTTAGACCAAATCGCCATCGTTCCAGCAGAAGGAACGGTAGAAATGCATGAGGAGCCGCTTAGTGCTATCAAACGCAAACCAAAGGCTTCAATTAATGTAGCGATGGACTTAGTAAAACAAAAACAAGCAGATGCTGTGGTTTCGGCTGGTCATTCCGGAGCCGCAATGGCAGCTGCTTTGCTACGCTTGGGACGCCTGCGAGGGATTGATCGTCCTGCTATTGGTGCAGTTTTGCCAACAATGATTGCCAGTAAGCCAGTACTCATTCTTGATGTGGGAGCAAATGTAGATTGTCGTCCTAAGTTTTTAGAGCAGTTTGCGCTGATGGGAACGATTTACAGTCAATACGTATTAGGAATCGTGCAGCCCAAGGTAGGGTTGTTAAACATCGGCGAGGAAGAATCTAAAGGAAACGACTTGGCAGTGAAGACTCACCAATTACTGAAAGTCAATAATAATATTTCGTTTATCGGAAATGCGGAAGGTCGAGATGTCCTTTCCGGACGATTTGATGTGATTGTCTGTGATGGTTTTGCTGGTAATGTCTTGTTGAAGTTTGCTGAAGCTGTCGGAGAGGTCGCAATTCAAATTCTTAGAGAAGAGTTACCTCAAGGTTTGCACGGACAAATTGGTACAGCTCTACTCAAATCAAACCTAAAGCGGATCAAGCAGCGGATTGATCATGCAGAACACGGTGGAGGATTGCTTCTTGGTGTAGCTGGAGTTTGTATCATCAGTCACGGCAGTTCCCAAGCACCGTCAATTTTTAATGCTATTCGCTTAGCAAAAGAAGCAATCGATAACCAAGTACTTGAGCGAATTCAATCACAAAGTAGAGGCGGCAAGCCATCAACAATTAGTAGCCAATTAGGTGAAGAGTAG
- a CDS encoding D-alanyl-D-alanine carboxypeptidase, protein MLQLFGSGLVSLWLEMAGLQPKPVDALEFFTLNSRPGLVLTPDTHPFAANTVQEYLRQLETTGLVSNAQGIWLQSGPVLLANNQGTEPLPAASITKVATSLAALKTWGPNHQFETLVGATGPINNGVLHGDLVIQGGGDPFFVWEEAIALGNSLNRMGIKQITGDLVISGNFAMNYKTNSLQAGQLLQQAINATAWSREATAQYLTMSQGTPRPQVEIAGTVQVASLPNPKQILLIRHRSLPLSEILKEMNIYSNNEMSEMLAQNLGGAQVVQSTAATAAVVPPQEIQLVNGSGLGVENRISPRAACAMLMAIQRELLPSQLSVADLFPVSGRDRRGTMEARRIPQAAVIKTGTLRDVSALAGVIPTRDRGLVWFAIINRGTNVEGLRTRQDQLLQRLLTQWQAASTTPAAITPRSLNNTPTPLGAASRNEILSGG, encoded by the coding sequence ATGCTGCAGCTATTCGGGTCAGGACTGGTTTCACTGTGGTTGGAAATGGCAGGGTTGCAACCTAAGCCTGTAGACGCTTTGGAATTTTTTACTCTAAATAGTCGTCCTGGTTTAGTTCTGACACCTGATACTCATCCTTTTGCAGCCAACACTGTACAAGAGTATCTGCGCCAATTGGAGACGACTGGGTTAGTTAGTAATGCTCAAGGCATCTGGCTGCAGTCTGGACCAGTACTACTTGCAAACAATCAAGGAACTGAGCCTTTACCTGCCGCTTCGATTACCAAAGTAGCAACTTCACTTGCTGCTTTAAAAACTTGGGGACCAAATCACCAATTTGAAACTCTTGTTGGAGCAACTGGACCAATCAATAATGGTGTCTTACACGGAGATTTAGTCATTCAAGGAGGAGGCGATCCCTTTTTTGTCTGGGAAGAAGCGATCGCACTCGGTAATAGTCTCAACCGCATGGGGATCAAGCAGATTACAGGAGATTTAGTCATTAGTGGCAATTTTGCCATGAACTATAAAACAAATTCTTTACAAGCTGGTCAATTGTTACAACAAGCGATCAACGCTACAGCTTGGTCGCGAGAAGCAACCGCGCAATACTTAACAATGTCTCAAGGAACACCCCGCCCACAAGTCGAGATCGCGGGTACTGTTCAAGTCGCATCTTTACCAAATCCCAAACAAATCTTACTCATACGTCACCGTTCGTTACCCTTGTCGGAAATTCTCAAGGAAATGAACATCTATAGCAATAACGAAATGTCGGAAATGCTAGCCCAAAATCTGGGAGGGGCGCAAGTGGTACAATCTACGGCAGCTACTGCTGCGGTAGTACCGCCACAAGAGATTCAATTAGTGAATGGTTCAGGCTTAGGAGTCGAAAACCGCATTTCACCAAGAGCCGCTTGCGCAATGTTAATGGCAATTCAACGCGAGTTACTGCCTTCCCAACTGAGTGTTGCCGATTTATTTCCCGTCTCAGGGCGCGATCGTCGCGGCACAATGGAAGCACGACGCATTCCCCAAGCTGCTGTGATTAAAACAGGGACTCTTCGTGATGTTAGTGCTTTAGCCGGAGTTATCCCTACACGAGATCGCGGTCTGGTTTGGTTTGCCATCATCAATCGCGGCACTAATGTCGAAGGCTTACGTACTAGACAAGATCAACTCTTGCAACGCCTTTTAACACAATGGCAAGCTGCCTCTACAACTCCTGCGGCAATTACGCCTAGATCTTTAAACAACACTCCTACCCCACTTGGTGCAGCAAGTCGCAATGAAATCTTGTCTGGAGGTTAA
- the lptC gene encoding LPS export ABC transporter periplasmic protein LptC produces MNRFYLLSSIHRGFTAQRLVVVLLLAAMGCQSQNQTANKLSEDTTTVQKIDTELTFNNVDLEQADEQGRTVWKVNAAQALYSQDQQVAQVKNPTGELFQDGKPVYQIKAQEGEVHQDGKQLFLKGQIVATDPKSGLVLRGNELEWLPEKDLLIVRNQITGSHKQVQAVAQEARVFTRKQHVELQGKVVANTTNPATQLRTEHLTWLIEEEKFIADRAIAIDRYQDKKITARSTANSGEFSLKTNVATLKQNAQLALVNPPVQVASNSAVWDLNTEVVTTDQPVRIVHHQEKMTMTAKQGRMDLQKQIAYLNGDVAGSGQKGQTINSQRLTWTIPTQLVEAQGNVVYRQSQPPVSFTGDKAVGKLQDESLVVRSGSGNRVVTEIIP; encoded by the coding sequence ATGAATCGTTTCTATCTCTTATCTTCTATTCACCGTGGCTTCACGGCACAACGTCTAGTAGTAGTGCTGCTACTAGCAGCTATGGGTTGTCAAAGTCAAAATCAAACTGCGAACAAGCTATCTGAAGACACGACGACAGTACAAAAAATTGACACTGAATTAACGTTCAATAACGTTGATTTGGAACAAGCAGACGAACAAGGGCGGACTGTCTGGAAAGTTAATGCTGCGCAAGCGTTATACAGTCAAGATCAACAAGTAGCACAGGTCAAAAATCCTACAGGCGAGCTATTCCAAGATGGTAAGCCTGTATATCAAATCAAAGCCCAGGAAGGGGAAGTTCATCAAGATGGGAAACAGCTATTCCTCAAAGGGCAAATTGTTGCGACAGATCCTAAAAGTGGTTTAGTACTGCGTGGGAATGAATTAGAATGGCTTCCCGAAAAAGATTTATTGATCGTCCGCAACCAAATCACTGGTAGTCATAAACAGGTGCAAGCCGTAGCCCAAGAAGCACGGGTGTTTACCCGCAAACAGCACGTTGAGTTACAAGGGAAAGTTGTTGCTAATACAACTAATCCTGCCACACAACTGCGAACTGAACATTTGACGTGGTTGATTGAGGAGGAAAAATTTATTGCCGATCGCGCGATCGCAATTGACCGTTATCAAGACAAAAAAATTACAGCAAGATCAACTGCTAATTCTGGTGAGTTCAGTTTAAAAACTAACGTCGCTACCTTAAAACAAAATGCCCAACTTGCACTTGTCAATCCACCCGTACAAGTTGCCAGCAACTCCGCCGTCTGGGATCTGAATACAGAAGTTGTTACCACCGATCAGCCAGTCCGAATTGTACATCATCAAGAAAAAATGACGATGACAGCAAAACAAGGGCGAATGGATTTGCAAAAGCAGATTGCTTATCTTAATGGTGATGTTGCAGGATCTGGACAGAAAGGTCAGACCATTAACTCTCAAAGGCTAACTTGGACAATTCCGACTCAGTTAGTTGAAGCCCAAGGTAATGTTGTTTACCGTCAAAGTCAACCGCCTGTAAGTTTTACTGGTGATAAAGCCGTAGGCAAACTTCAAGATGAAAGTCTTGTTGTTAGGAGTGGTAGCGGTAATAGAGTTGTAACTGAGATCATTCCTTAA
- a CDS encoding NYN domain-containing protein yields MMLNFESDAIFTPEQVLENRGRVSIFIDGSNLFYAALQLGIEIDYTKLLCRLTGGSRLLRSFFYTGVDRTNEKQQGFLLWMRRNGYRVIAKDLVQLPDGSKKANLDVEIAVDMMALVDSYDTAVLVSGDGDLAYAANAVSYRGARVEVVSLRTMTSDSLINVSDRYIDLESIKDDIQKTPRQDYLYRPIPTMNIIEQPSQEGLAPDGIPNIIPTSQE; encoded by the coding sequence ATCATGTTAAATTTTGAATCGGATGCGATTTTCACGCCCGAACAGGTGCTAGAGAATCGAGGCAGGGTATCCATTTTTATTGATGGATCTAACTTGTTTTACGCTGCGCTGCAGTTAGGTATCGAAATTGACTACACAAAACTCTTATGCAGGCTGACTGGTGGTTCTCGGTTGTTGCGCTCGTTTTTTTATACAGGCGTAGACCGTACCAACGAAAAGCAACAAGGTTTTTTATTGTGGATGCGGCGTAATGGGTACAGAGTCATTGCTAAAGATTTAGTCCAGCTACCGGATGGCTCGAAGAAAGCAAACCTAGACGTTGAAATTGCTGTGGACATGATGGCATTAGTCGATTCCTACGACACCGCAGTATTGGTTAGTGGCGATGGCGATCTCGCTTATGCGGCAAATGCGGTTAGCTATCGTGGGGCGCGAGTCGAAGTTGTCAGTTTACGGACAATGACAAGCGATAGCTTGATTAATGTTTCAGATCGCTACATTGATTTAGAGTCGATCAAAGACGATATTCAGAAAACTCCAAGACAAGACTATCTCTATCGTCCCATTCCCACAATGAATATTATTGAACAACCCTCACAAGAGGGACTTGCGCCTGATGGAATACCAAATATTATTCCAACTTCGCAAGAGTGA